In one window of Insulibacter thermoxylanivorax DNA:
- a CDS encoding glycosyltransferase family 2 protein: MAPSKLRRRRKGTSSGQRRVRSLVRRSTARKMRISHPLLAGPPAGRDSGRKLRIGMRGTDRMGKGRLTSKVRRVGGARRYSRTGKTRKNRCGQAWFAARRKHAAGSIREAARRPRRAGQTLCMGTSHKLRFRRSIAAVVTCKDEQYTLPAVLRELRRLPLQEILVIINGSTDRSLEQALKFSRITIVWCPEALGHDVGRALGARLTTSDTVLFLDGDLPIRAERLVPFLHAVERGADLALNDLSPYIGRFAEQDHVTRFKTFLNRVLGRRDLKMNSMTAVPHAVSRRLITGIGAENFAVPPKAQALAIMEGYKVTAPASIDVIKHNRVRPHNTGEFNLVANLIIGDYLEAIHEVIQRRGARGAYPDGERKRELAWGDVDAYEYRDTVV, from the coding sequence ATGGCACCGAGCAAGCTCCGCCGCCGACGCAAAGGAACGAGTAGCGGGCAGCGGCGGGTCCGTTCTCTCGTTCGCCGCAGCACAGCACGCAAGATGCGCATTTCCCATCCGCTGCTTGCGGGACCTCCTGCCGGCAGAGACAGCGGCCGCAAGCTGCGGATCGGCATGCGCGGCACAGATCGTATGGGCAAAGGACGGCTTACAAGCAAGGTTCGCCGGGTCGGAGGCGCAAGGCGTTACAGCCGAACGGGGAAGACTCGCAAGAATCGGTGTGGGCAGGCTTGGTTCGCTGCACGGCGGAAGCATGCGGCCGGCAGCATCAGGGAAGCCGCAAGGCGCCCGCGCAGGGCTGGGCAAACCCTGTGCATGGGTACTTCTCACAAGCTCCGCTTTCGCCGCAGCATCGCGGCGGTTGTCACATGCAAGGATGAACAGTACACCTTGCCGGCGGTACTCCGCGAGCTCAGGCGTTTGCCGCTGCAAGAGATCCTGGTGATCATCAATGGTTCAACGGACCGCAGCTTAGAGCAGGCGCTGAAGTTCAGCCGGATCACCATCGTCTGGTGTCCGGAGGCCTTGGGTCACGATGTGGGCAGAGCCCTTGGTGCCCGTCTCACCACGTCGGATACCGTGCTCTTCCTCGACGGGGATCTGCCGATTCGTGCGGAGCGCCTTGTGCCTTTCCTGCATGCAGTTGAGCGCGGAGCCGATCTCGCATTGAATGATCTGTCGCCGTACATCGGGCGCTTTGCTGAACAAGATCATGTGACGAGATTTAAGACCTTCCTCAATCGCGTGCTGGGCAGGCGGGATCTCAAGATGAACTCCATGACGGCTGTGCCGCATGCGGTGTCCAGGCGCTTGATCACGGGCATCGGCGCGGAAAACTTCGCAGTACCGCCGAAGGCGCAGGCGTTGGCGATCATGGAGGGCTATAAGGTGACGGCTCCCGCTTCCATCGATGTCATCAAGCACAACCGGGTGCGTCCACACAATACGGGGGAGTTCAATCTAGTGGCCAATCTGATCATTGGAGATTATCTGGAAGCCATCCACGAGGTCATCCAGCGGCGCGGCGCTCGCGGCGCATATCCCGATGGGGAGCGGAAGAGAGAACTGGCATGGGGGGATGTTGATGCTTACGAGTATCGTGATACCGTCGTATAA
- a CDS encoding glycosyltransferase family 2 protein, whose translation MLTSIVIPSYNEADMLSECLESIKQHTPEPHEIIVVDNGSRDHTVDVCRAYRCKFIRFPENRGFPIACNAGLRLASGDLLMLLNNDVLVASRWLRNMQDCLLEEAGAGIVGPYTNYASGQQRVRQLPYTTVEEYKKMSRAMNAPDPSRRIEVDRLVGFCMLFRRELMQKIGLLEERYTPGHYEDDDYCHRARQAGYKLLIAGDVFIHHRGSASFRKQKSRQLKNILTRNRKLFMSKWGYDPRSLIRNER comes from the coding sequence ATGCTTACGAGTATCGTGATACCGTCGTATAACGAGGCGGATATGCTTAGCGAATGTCTGGAATCCATCAAGCAGCACACACCGGAACCGCATGAGATCATCGTCGTCGACAATGGCTCACGAGATCATACAGTGGACGTGTGCAGAGCATATCGCTGCAAGTTCATCCGCTTCCCGGAGAACCGCGGTTTCCCCATTGCTTGCAATGCCGGCTTGCGTCTTGCGTCCGGCGATCTCTTGATGCTGCTGAACAATGACGTGCTCGTCGCCAGCCGCTGGCTGCGCAATATGCAGGACTGCCTGTTGGAGGAGGCAGGTGCCGGGATCGTAGGCCCATATACGAACTATGCGAGCGGGCAGCAAAGGGTTCGTCAGCTTCCATATACGACAGTGGAGGAATATAAGAAGATGAGCCGTGCGATGAACGCACCGGATCCGTCCCGCCGCATCGAAGTCGATCGGCTGGTGGGTTTCTGCATGTTGTTTCGCCGGGAATTGATGCAGAAGATCGGTCTGTTGGAGGAGCGCTATACGCCGGGGCACTACGAAGATGATGATTACTGCCATCGCGCCAGACAGGCGGGTTATAAGCTGCTGATCGCCGGTGATGTGTTCATTCATCATCGGGGAAGCGCGAGTTTTCGCAAGCAGAAGTCCAGACAGTTAAAAAATATCTTGACCAGAAACCGGAAATTGTTCATGAGCAAGTGGGGATACGATCCCCGCTCGCTGATACGCAATGAACGTTAG
- a CDS encoding sugar phosphate nucleotidyltransferase translates to MKGVILAGGTGSRLMPLTAYMNKHLLPVGPYPMIHYAISKLREAGITEILLIINAQSAQMYAEYLGSGEQFGVEITYRIQEQAGGIAHAAALAEPFVRGDKFVLLLGDNLFEDSIAAEASRFAKGHESARVFLKEVDDPRRFGVPLFDEHGRIIRIEEKPLDPKSNYCVIGLYFYDASMFEIIRKIQPSARGELEITDVNNAYAGMGRLGYSVLSGWWIDAGTHASLREAAQKLEGEYLEAGDTNGEDRKADGAEE, encoded by the coding sequence ATGAAAGGAGTCATATTGGCTGGCGGAACCGGCTCACGTCTCATGCCGCTGACGGCTTATATGAACAAGCATCTGCTGCCAGTCGGACCCTATCCTATGATCCACTATGCCATCAGCAAACTGCGGGAAGCGGGAATTACCGAGATCCTCTTGATCATCAACGCCCAGTCCGCGCAGATGTATGCGGAATATCTCGGCAGCGGCGAGCAGTTCGGTGTTGAGATCACGTACAGGATTCAGGAACAAGCGGGCGGCATCGCCCATGCGGCAGCGTTGGCTGAACCCTTTGTGCGGGGAGACAAATTCGTCCTGCTGCTCGGTGATAATCTGTTCGAGGATTCGATCGCAGCAGAGGCATCCAGATTCGCCAAGGGGCATGAATCCGCCAGGGTATTCCTGAAGGAAGTCGATGATCCGCGCCGCTTCGGTGTCCCTCTGTTTGATGAACACGGCCGTATCATCCGCATCGAGGAAAAACCGCTCGACCCGAAATCGAACTACTGCGTGATCGGACTGTACTTCTATGATGCCAGTATGTTCGAGATCATCCGCAAGATCCAGCCGTCGGCGCGGGGGGAACTGGAGATCACCGATGTGAACAATGCATATGCCGGTATGGGGAGGCTGGGATATTCGGTTCTCAGCGGCTGGTGGATCGATGCGGGAACGCATGCCTCTCTGAGAGAAGCAGCGCAGAAACTGGAAGGGGAATACTTGGAAGCCGGCGACACCAATGGAGAGGACCGCAAAGCGGATGGAGCGGAGGAGTGA
- a CDS encoding CgeB family protein, with translation MAGRRSIRRKKSAARAGVRAGTRDGYLRGWRDGYRIGASQAIARQLPLPTPTRRPLKVLFVRENSTGYHLIERGIISALSKAVEQVAVAQTLDPVEAIAERERPDLMLVLNGIFVLQPDRLERIRAMGIRTCAWYADDPYFMELSAPLAPHYDHVFTHEIGTVEYYRSLGAKAHYLPFAAPLEHAGPMRVGQRFWTDICFIGSGFPNRIAFFDRLAPYLKKKKKVFIAGGLWNQLKAYRDLKRAIHLPGVQVDEALQYYNGAKIVINLHRTHEPPGGSPYPVVPHSVNPRTFEINACCTLQLTDARSDLAAMYAPGLEIETFASPGECIEKMEYYLRREDERLDKALRAYERTRRSHSYEQRIAVMLDTIFGAHG, from the coding sequence ATGGCTGGAAGGCGCAGCATACGAAGGAAGAAGTCCGCCGCGCGGGCAGGGGTTCGTGCCGGGACAAGGGACGGCTATCTGCGCGGCTGGCGGGACGGCTATCGGATCGGCGCCAGTCAAGCCATCGCCCGTCAGCTTCCCCTGCCAACGCCGACCCGGCGTCCGCTGAAGGTGCTCTTCGTGCGTGAGAATTCGACGGGGTACCATTTGATCGAGCGCGGCATCATCTCGGCCTTAAGCAAGGCGGTGGAGCAGGTAGCGGTTGCCCAGACACTCGATCCCGTGGAAGCGATCGCGGAGCGGGAAAGACCGGATCTGATGCTCGTCCTGAACGGCATCTTCGTCCTCCAGCCCGATCGGCTTGAGCGGATTCGCGCCATGGGCATTCGGACTTGTGCCTGGTATGCGGATGATCCTTATTTTATGGAACTGTCTGCACCTCTGGCGCCTCACTATGATCATGTCTTCACCCATGAGATCGGAACGGTGGAGTATTACCGCTCCCTAGGTGCTAAGGCACATTATCTGCCCTTCGCGGCGCCCCTGGAACATGCCGGGCCGATGCGTGTCGGGCAGCGCTTTTGGACGGATATCTGTTTCATCGGCTCGGGCTTCCCGAATCGCATCGCCTTCTTCGATCGCTTAGCACCGTATCTGAAGAAGAAGAAGAAGGTGTTCATTGCCGGAGGTCTGTGGAACCAACTCAAGGCATACCGCGATCTGAAGCGGGCGATCCATCTGCCGGGCGTACAGGTTGACGAGGCGCTGCAATATTATAACGGAGCGAAGATCGTGATCAATCTGCACCGCACCCATGAACCTCCGGGCGGATCGCCCTATCCCGTCGTGCCGCATTCGGTGAATCCGCGCACCTTCGAGATCAATGCTTGCTGCACGCTGCAGTTAACCGATGCGCGGAGCGATCTTGCGGCGATGTATGCGCCGGGGCTTGAGATCGAGACCTTCGCTTCACCGGGAGAATGCATCGAGAAGATGGAATATTATCTGCGCCGCGAAGACGAACGTTTGGACAAAGCGCTGCGCGCCTATGAGCGGACCCGCAGGTCCCATTCGTATGAGCAGCGCATCGCCGTGATGCTGGATACGATCTTCGGCGCCCACGGATAG
- a CDS encoding CgeB family protein: protein MVKRRRARRLSRVRPRGRLRGRYRSRRNSRARRNGYRSGWEQGYRLGRCRAVLNTVNLDRPFPVHPIRLMYVTSGLGMPYAPLDQVIADTFGEQVGALMVARPFDDIIGIAREFQPNVVVALDGVQMFSPVQLEALRAMGIRTAAWFVDDPYYTDLTTSMAFHYDLVFTIELSCYHLYKDMGHSNVHYLPLGVHPKYFQPMSVSSRYESDICFIGTAFWNRVHFFDAVIPHLRGRKFRIIGLWWNRMRHYRKLRSGIWMNQWLSPEETAKYYNGAKIVVNLHRSSDDMTYNRNSRGVPALSMNPRTFEIAACGAFQLSDMRHDMHNFLQPGHEIETFSSVEQFVDKVNYYLANTDARQTIALRGLKRTMETHTFRNRIAEMLQIITQS, encoded by the coding sequence ATGGTCAAACGCAGAAGAGCCCGGCGGCTGAGCAGGGTTCGCCCGCGGGGAAGGCTTCGTGGACGATATCGCAGCAGGCGGAATTCACGGGCTAGAAGAAATGGTTATCGCAGCGGCTGGGAACAGGGATACCGCTTGGGACGCTGCCGTGCGGTGTTGAATACGGTGAATTTAGATCGGCCTTTTCCGGTGCATCCGATCCGTCTCATGTATGTCACATCAGGACTCGGCATGCCCTATGCTCCCCTGGATCAAGTCATCGCGGATACCTTTGGCGAGCAAGTCGGTGCCCTGATGGTCGCCCGTCCCTTCGACGATATCATCGGCATCGCCAGGGAATTCCAACCGAATGTGGTGGTGGCATTGGACGGCGTCCAGATGTTCTCGCCGGTCCAGCTCGAAGCCTTGCGCGCTATGGGCATCCGCACAGCGGCATGGTTCGTCGATGATCCTTATTATACGGATTTGACGACTTCGATGGCCTTCCATTACGATCTCGTATTTACGATTGAGCTGAGTTGTTACCATTTGTACAAAGATATGGGCCATTCAAATGTGCATTATTTGCCCTTGGGTGTCCATCCAAAATATTTTCAGCCCATGTCCGTCAGCAGCCGTTATGAATCGGATATCTGTTTCATCGGCACGGCCTTCTGGAACAGGGTGCATTTCTTCGATGCAGTTATACCGCATCTTCGCGGCAGGAAGTTCCGCATCATCGGCCTGTGGTGGAATCGGATGAGGCATTACCGCAAGCTGCGATCGGGGATCTGGATGAATCAATGGCTGTCGCCGGAGGAGACGGCGAAGTATTACAACGGAGCCAAGATCGTCGTGAACCTGCACCGCTCATCGGATGATATGACCTATAACCGCAACAGCAGAGGGGTTCCTGCTCTGTCGATGAATCCGCGCACCTTCGAGATCGCCGCTTGCGGAGCATTTCAGCTTTCAGACATGCGGCATGATATGCACAATTTCCTGCAGCCGGGTCATGAGATCGAGACGTTCTCCAGTGTGGAACAATTCGTGGATAAGGTGAATTACTATCTGGCGAATACCGATGCCAGGCAGACGATCGCTCTGCGCGGGTTGAAGCGAACGATGGAGACACATACATTCCGCAACCGAATTGCAGAGATGCTGCAGATTATCACGCAATCATAA
- a CDS encoding ketoacyl-ACP synthase III, translating into MSKTNFSTAAARITAVGTYVPERILTNHDLEKMVDTSDEWILRRTGMRQRRIAAEHQFTSDLCVEAAKDLVQRSGAELHDVDLIIVATSTPDYGFPSTAAQIQHRLKISSRAAAFDLSAACAGFTYGVYLADQLIMAGAHRKALIFGADTMSKITDYKDRSTCILFGDGAGVVLIEAQEAREQADPEPMIIASHFTTDGSGGLHVYRSGLSHQMNGQPLTGSGCIVQNGREVYRWAVTEVSTGIAKLLEEAGLAAAEVDWFVPHSANMRMIESICEKSGIALSRTLTSMEYFGNTSAASIPLALSPAMQDGRIKPGQKVLLYGFGAGLVSCGIIMLM; encoded by the coding sequence ATGTCCAAGACCAATTTCTCCACAGCTGCCGCCAGAATCACAGCTGTCGGAACCTATGTACCGGAACGCATCCTTACCAATCACGATCTTGAGAAAATGGTCGATACGAGCGATGAGTGGATTCTCCGCCGCACGGGGATGCGGCAGCGGCGTATTGCCGCCGAACATCAGTTTACAAGCGACCTCTGCGTCGAGGCTGCGAAGGACCTCGTGCAGCGATCCGGTGCAGAATTGCATGATGTGGATCTTATCATCGTCGCCACCTCGACACCGGACTATGGTTTCCCGAGCACGGCAGCCCAGATTCAGCATCGGCTGAAGATCTCCTCCAGGGCAGCCGCCTTCGACTTGAGTGCAGCCTGTGCAGGCTTTACCTACGGCGTATACCTGGCGGACCAGCTCATCATGGCAGGAGCACACCGCAAAGCGCTGATCTTCGGAGCTGATACGATGTCCAAGATCACGGACTACAAGGACCGTTCCACCTGTATCTTGTTCGGCGACGGTGCGGGTGTCGTCTTGATCGAAGCTCAGGAAGCCAGAGAGCAGGCGGACCCTGAACCGATGATCATCGCTTCGCACTTCACGACGGACGGCAGCGGCGGGCTCCATGTCTACCGCAGCGGTCTCTCCCATCAGATGAACGGACAGCCTCTGACGGGAAGCGGCTGTATCGTGCAGAACGGACGTGAAGTATACCGCTGGGCAGTGACAGAAGTCAGCACAGGGATCGCCAAACTTCTCGAAGAAGCCGGTCTTGCAGCCGCTGAAGTCGATTGGTTCGTCCCGCACAGCGCGAACATGAGGATGATCGAATCGATCTGCGAGAAGAGCGGGATCGCGCTCTCGCGCACTTTGACCAGCATGGAGTACTTCGGCAACACTTCCGCCGCATCGATCCCCTTGGCCTTGTCACCGGCAATGCAGGACGGCCGTATTAAACCCGGCCAGAAAGTATTGCTGTACGGCTTTGGTGCGGGCTTAGTCAGCTGCGGGATCATCATGCTCATGTAA
- a CDS encoding aldose 1-epimerase: MISKAQRGTYKGEEAVILQYGTYEATVLPNIGANLISYRITDKQYTILREPESIEELRANPGVYGIPILFPPNRYEDGKFPWNGKVYEFPVNEEATNNHLHGFLMDIPWKVDQISADESESRVVLSVTVDEDHPVYRYLPHRFTVRLRYALDRFGLSQQVTVHNEGKDAMPCLLAFHTAINAPFAPNSKPSDYTFKITIGNRWELNERMLPTGKFQPLTAEEEQMKRGGVSPYFAAMDNHYTSKPQNGRNRMELYDASEQVTLVYDVGTAFKQWMVWNNNRSEKFFCPEPQMNLVNAPNVDLPADEIGLLGLQPGEIFEETSRIYLVNGKLS; the protein is encoded by the coding sequence ATGATCAGCAAGGCGCAACGCGGCACATACAAAGGAGAAGAAGCAGTCATCCTGCAATATGGTACATACGAAGCAACGGTGCTCCCTAATATCGGGGCGAATCTGATCTCTTATCGCATCACGGACAAGCAATACACGATTCTAAGGGAACCGGAGTCGATCGAAGAACTGCGTGCCAATCCCGGCGTATACGGGATTCCGATCCTGTTCCCGCCGAATCGTTATGAAGACGGGAAATTCCCGTGGAATGGCAAAGTATATGAATTCCCGGTGAACGAAGAAGCGACCAACAACCATCTGCACGGTTTCTTGATGGATATCCCTTGGAAAGTCGATCAGATCAGTGCAGACGAAAGTGAAAGCCGTGTCGTTCTGTCTGTAACGGTGGATGAAGATCATCCGGTGTACCGTTACCTGCCGCACCGCTTCACCGTTCGTCTAAGATATGCACTCGATCGTTTCGGCTTAAGCCAGCAAGTGACGGTACACAATGAAGGCAAGGATGCGATGCCTTGTCTGCTTGCATTCCATACGGCGATCAACGCTCCGTTCGCGCCGAACAGCAAGCCGTCGGATTATACGTTCAAGATCACGATCGGCAACCGCTGGGAGCTGAATGAGCGCATGCTGCCAACGGGTAAATTCCAGCCGCTGACGGCAGAAGAAGAACAGATGAAGCGCGGCGGGGTATCTCCTTATTTTGCAGCGATGGATAACCACTATACGAGTAAGCCGCAGAACGGCCGCAACCGCATGGAGTTGTACGATGCGAGCGAACAGGTAACCCTCGTATATGATGTCGGCACGGCATTTAAGCAATGGATGGTCTGGAACAATAATCGTTCGGAGAAGTTTTTCTGCCCGGAGCCGCAGATGAACCTCGTCAATGCACCGAATGTAGATCTGCCTGCCGATGAGATCGGCCTGTTAGGTTTACAGCCGGGCGAGATCTTCGAAGAGACGAGCAGAATCTATCTCGTGAATGGAAAACTGTCATAA
- a CDS encoding restriction endonuclease subunit S has product MAHEQAYLRILAANASMQYHLAAILEAKAKEMGKAGGWTCQHVSSSAYPNHESQLQEAVKIHEQLIEVIEGITKIEAGLARHLKLLVSTDDSSGNASLGDADLSSLFDQ; this is encoded by the coding sequence ATGGCACATGAACAGGCATATCTTAGAATATTAGCAGCTAATGCGAGCATGCAGTATCATCTGGCAGCCATCCTTGAGGCCAAGGCGAAGGAGATGGGCAAAGCCGGCGGCTGGACATGTCAGCATGTCAGCTCGTCCGCCTATCCGAACCATGAATCGCAATTACAAGAGGCGGTCAAAATCCACGAACAGCTCATCGAGGTGATCGAAGGAATTACGAAAATCGAGGCAGGCTTGGCAAGGCACCTGAAACTGCTCGTGAGCACCGATGACAGCTCGGGCAACGCTTCACTCGGCGATGCAGACCTCAGCAGCCTGTTCGATCAATGA
- a CDS encoding YhcN/YlaJ family sporulation lipoprotein: MIRKLSPILATAAITIVLVSCGQLNRSGDRLQMSGEETNWQAYDVNHSQMLNRMDMHINTRMEAADHIASYVKELERVADAVAIRTDRQIYVGVKLANTYAREGDEMSPAMQVRVLQAVRAADATVTNVHVSSRPEVYDTIKRYRSKLMKGVSDRILVQSFSTRMQSLFEDSALSP; encoded by the coding sequence ATGATAAGAAAACTCAGTCCAATTCTAGCAACAGCAGCGATCACGATCGTGCTAGTCTCGTGCGGGCAGTTGAACCGGAGCGGCGATCGACTGCAGATGTCCGGCGAAGAGACGAATTGGCAGGCCTACGATGTGAACCATTCGCAAATGCTGAATCGGATGGATATGCACATTAATACGCGTATGGAAGCCGCCGACCATATCGCATCGTATGTGAAGGAATTGGAGCGTGTAGCTGATGCTGTCGCAATTCGAACCGATCGCCAGATATATGTGGGTGTCAAATTAGCTAATACCTATGCCCGAGAAGGGGATGAGATGTCACCGGCGATGCAAGTTCGGGTGCTGCAAGCGGTGCGGGCAGCCGATGCGACGGTAACGAATGTCCATGTTTCGAGCAGGCCTGAAGTGTATGATACCATCAAGCGCTATAGATCGAAGCTGATGAAAGGCGTCTCGGATCGCATCCTTGTCCAATCCTTCAGCACGCGCATGCAGAGCCTGTTCGAGGATTCCGCCCTGAGCCCGTAA
- a CDS encoding helix-turn-helix domain-containing protein: MKGNDHKNKILTNREREVFELLVQDKTTKDIAEQLFISEKTVRNHISNVMQKLNVKGRSQAVVELIRLGELSI, from the coding sequence ATGAAGGGTAACGACCATAAGAACAAAATATTGACAAATCGTGAGCGTGAAGTGTTTGAGTTGCTTGTGCAGGACAAGACGACGAAGGACATAGCAGAGCAGCTGTTTATCAGCGAGAAAACCGTGCGCAATCACATCTCCAATGTTATGCAAAAATTGAATGTTAAGGGTCGTTCGCAAGCGGTTGTCGAGTTGATTCGGCTCGGGGAGCTCAGCATCTAA